The Lysobacter sp. genome includes a window with the following:
- a CDS encoding phosphoadenylyl-sulfate reductase, whose amino-acid sequence MSLPDPITAAESPQALAELNRWLATKTAPERVQWAVEHLAGHHALSSSFGAQAAVALHMTTQAKPDIPVILIDTGYLFPETYRFIDALTERLSLNLKVYRPQVGIAWMEARHGKLWENGIDGIQSYNQLRKVEPMQRALRELGVRTWIAGLRRTQTSTRAGIDFLELRDGRWKLHPIADWNDHDVWKYLEANGLPYHPLWDQGYVSIGDIHTTRRLEDGMNEEDTRFFGLKRECGLHEDWAELAKSA is encoded by the coding sequence ATGAGCCTTCCCGACCCGATCACCGCAGCCGAATCGCCGCAGGCGCTCGCCGAACTCAACCGCTGGCTCGCCACGAAAACGGCGCCGGAACGCGTGCAATGGGCGGTCGAGCATCTCGCCGGCCATCACGCGCTGTCGTCGAGTTTCGGCGCGCAGGCGGCGGTCGCACTGCACATGACCACGCAGGCCAAGCCGGACATCCCGGTGATCCTGATCGACACCGGCTATCTGTTTCCGGAAACCTATCGCTTCATCGACGCGCTGACCGAACGCCTGTCACTGAATCTGAAGGTCTACCGGCCGCAGGTCGGCATCGCGTGGATGGAAGCGCGCCACGGCAAACTCTGGGAAAACGGCATCGACGGCATCCAGAGTTACAACCAGTTGCGCAAGGTCGAACCGATGCAGCGCGCGCTGCGCGAACTCGGTGTGCGCACCTGGATCGCAGGCCTGCGCCGCACTCAGACCAGCACGCGCGCCGGCATCGACTTCCTCGAGTTGCGCGACGGCCGCTGGAAACTGCACCCGATCGCCGACTGGAACGACCACGACGTGTGGAAGTATCTCGAAGCCAACGGACTGCCCTACCATCCCCTGTGGGATCAGGGTTATGTCTCGATCGGCGACATCCACACCACCCGCCGTCTCGAAGACGGCATGAACGAAGAAGACACCCGTTTCTTCGGCCTCAAGCGCGAATGCGGCCTGCATGAGGACTGGGCGGAGCTGGCGAAGAGCGCTTGA